In Akkermansia muciniphila ATCC BAA-835, the genomic stretch ATGAAGCATCCTTCGGCAATGAACTCCGGGATATCCTCAACGGAGTACAGCCGCACAGAACGGAGGAGGATGCTCCGGTACCCCGCCATATTTCCTTTGATCTGGAAGGTGAAACGGAGGAAGAAAAACTGTCCTCCCTGCGGGAGCTGGTCGTTAACTGGCCGCCGCTCCGGAACATGGATTCCTTGAGGGAAACGCCCGTGTTTTCCTCCGGCAATCCCAGGGCGGACATCATGATGGTAACGGACGCCCCCGGCCTGTATGAAGAAAAACAGGGGGTTCCCCTGGCCGGGCCTTCCGGACAAAAGCTGGACGCCATGCTGAAAGCCATGGGGCTTTCCCGTTCCGATATTTATCTGACCCATCTGGTCAAATACCGTCCGGCCCTCCCCCGGCAGCTTACCAATAACCGCCCGCCTACAGACCGGGAGATAGAAATTTCCCTGCCCATTCTCCGGGAGGAAATTATGCTGGTGCGCCCGAAAGTAGTGGTGGCCCTGGGAGCAATCTC encodes the following:
- a CDS encoding uracil-DNA glycosylase; this encodes MSAGLPQHLTLDYLRALLSRGVEKTTVTEEARMVLRKWVMDARRISGSPLPASVYAKPAANETRPKQPTPEQTPPDSVDEASFGNELRDILNGVQPHRTEEDAPVPRHISFDLEGETEEEKLSSLRELVVNWPPLRNMDSLRETPVFSSGNPRADIMMVTDAPGLYEEKQGVPLAGPSGQKLDAMLKAMGLSRSDIYLTHLVKYRPALPRQLTNNRPPTDREIEISLPILREEIMLVRPKVVVALGAISARGILQSGETPLSALRGTFHTAFNTPVRVTYNPSYLLRTEDISEKRKVWEDMLCVMEQAGLPISEKQRSYFLPKK